A portion of the Enterobacter sp. SA187 genome contains these proteins:
- the hycC gene encoding formate hydrogenlyase subunit 3, which produces MNALSLINSALLFFSAAALLAAAFSFYKPLSGVMAGLGGALASVMTAGAGALVLLDGVAVQGTVSLAGMGMLITPLSAIWLITLGLCGLFVSLFNLDWHRHAGVQANGLLMNALMAAAVCAVVADNFGVLVVMAEIMALCAVFLTGCGQSAKLWFVLGRAGTLLLVVSCGLIWQRYHTLDLTQMNMAAQQLPLSAGIWLTGVAGFGLLAGIIPLHGWVPQAHANASAPAAALFSTVVMKIGLFGILTLSLAGGNPPLWWGIVLLALGMVTAFVGGLYALMEHNIQRLLAYHTLENIGIILLGLGAGLTGIALQQPALIALGMTGGLYHLINHSLFKSTLFLGAGSVWYQTGHRDIEKLGGIGKRMPLISLAMLVGLMAMAALPPLNGFAGEWVIYQSFFRLSSSELFIGRLLGPLLAVGLAITGALAVMCMAKVYGVTFLGTPRTPEAANARPAPLLMTFSVVALALCCIAGGVGVPWLLPLLSTAVPLPLATAQTSVSQPMIALLLVACPLLPLIIMLLLKGDRLPGRQRGAAWVCGYDHEPSMVITAHGFAHPVKAAFAPVLKLRHWLDPVARIPGWQHEGAAVLFRRLALIELAVLVVVVISRGA; this is translated from the coding sequence TTGAACGCGCTTTCACTCATTAACAGCGCGCTGCTGTTTTTTTCCGCGGCGGCGTTGCTGGCAGCGGCATTTTCATTTTATAAGCCGCTGAGCGGCGTGATGGCAGGGCTGGGCGGCGCGCTCGCCAGCGTCATGACGGCGGGGGCCGGCGCGCTGGTACTGCTCGACGGCGTGGCGGTGCAGGGCACGGTATCGCTGGCGGGTATGGGGATGCTGATCACGCCGCTGTCTGCGATCTGGCTTATCACCCTCGGCCTGTGCGGGCTGTTTGTCAGCCTGTTTAACCTTGACTGGCATCGTCATGCCGGGGTGCAGGCGAACGGTCTGCTGATGAACGCCCTGATGGCGGCGGCGGTGTGCGCTGTCGTTGCAGATAACTTTGGCGTGCTGGTGGTCATGGCGGAGATCATGGCGCTGTGCGCGGTGTTTCTTACCGGCTGCGGCCAGTCGGCAAAACTGTGGTTTGTGCTGGGCCGGGCGGGCACGCTGCTGCTGGTCGTCAGCTGCGGGCTGATCTGGCAGCGTTATCACACGCTGGATCTGACGCAGATGAATATGGCCGCCCAACAGTTACCGCTGAGCGCCGGGATCTGGCTCACCGGCGTGGCCGGATTTGGCCTGCTGGCGGGGATCATCCCGCTGCACGGCTGGGTGCCGCAGGCCCATGCGAATGCCAGTGCGCCCGCCGCGGCGCTGTTCTCCACCGTGGTGATGAAAATCGGTCTGTTCGGCATCCTGACATTATCGCTCGCGGGCGGTAATCCACCGCTGTGGTGGGGCATTGTGCTGCTGGCGCTGGGGATGGTGACGGCTTTTGTCGGCGGCCTTTACGCGCTGATGGAGCACAATATTCAGCGTCTGCTGGCGTACCACACGCTGGAAAATATCGGCATTATTTTGCTCGGTCTGGGGGCCGGTCTGACCGGCATCGCCCTGCAACAGCCCGCGCTTATCGCCCTTGGCATGACCGGCGGCCTCTATCACCTCATCAACCACAGCCTGTTTAAAAGCACGCTGTTTCTCGGCGCGGGCAGCGTCTGGTATCAGACCGGACATCGCGATATTGAAAAACTGGGCGGTATCGGCAAACGCATGCCGCTGATCTCGCTCGCCATGCTGGTGGGGCTGATGGCGATGGCGGCGCTGCCGCCGCTCAACGGCTTTGCCGGGGAGTGGGTGATCTACCAGTCCTTCTTCCGCCTGAGCAGCAGCGAGCTGTTTATCGGCCGTCTGCTCGGCCCGCTGTTAGCCGTGGGGCTGGCGATCACCGGCGCGCTGGCGGTGATGTGTATGGCGAAAGTCTATGGCGTGACCTTTCTCGGCACGCCCCGCACCCCGGAGGCGGCAAACGCCCGTCCTGCGCCCTTGCTGATGACCTTCTCCGTGGTGGCGCTGGCGCTGTGCTGTATCGCGGGCGGCGTGGGCGTGCCCTGGCTGCTGCCGCTGTTATCAACGGCGGTACCGCTGCCGCTTGCCACCGCGCAGACCAGCGTGTCACAGCCGATGATCGCGCTGCTGCTGGTGGCCTGTCCGCTGTTGCCGCTGATCATCATGCTGTTGTTGAAAGGCGACCGTTTACCGGGACGCCAGCGCGGGGCGGCATGGGTGTGCGGTTACGATCACGAGCCATCCATGGTGATCACCGCCCACGGTTTTGCCCATCCGGTGAAAGCCGCTTTTGCCCCGGTGCTGAAGCTGCGTCACTGGCTGGATCCGGTCGCCCGCATTCCTGGCTGGCAGCATGAAGGGGCGGCGGTACTGTTCCGTCGCCTGGCGCTGATCGAGCTGGCGGTGCTGGTGGTGGTTGTGATTTCCCGAGGAGCCTGA
- a CDS encoding 4Fe-4S dicluster domain-containing protein, translating into MNRFVIADSTLCIGCHTCEAACAETHRQRGLQSMPRLKVMRNEKESAPQLCHHCEDAPCAGVCPVNAINRVDGAVQLNESLCVSCKLCAIACPFGAIEMSGSRPLHIPANANTPKAPAAPPAPARVSTLLDWVPGIRAVAVKCDLCSFDDAGPACVRTCPTQALHLVDNHDIARASKRKRELTINADFGDLSALMLPPGGTH; encoded by the coding sequence GTGAATCGTTTTGTAATTGCTGACTCCACCCTCTGCATTGGCTGCCACACCTGTGAAGCCGCCTGTGCCGAGACGCATCGCCAGCGCGGTTTGCAGTCTATGCCGCGCCTGAAAGTGATGCGCAACGAAAAAGAATCTGCGCCGCAGCTATGTCATCACTGCGAAGACGCGCCCTGCGCCGGGGTCTGCCCGGTGAATGCCATTAACCGCGTCGATGGCGCGGTGCAGCTCAATGAAAGCCTGTGCGTCAGCTGTAAGCTGTGCGCCATCGCCTGTCCATTTGGCGCGATAGAAATGTCCGGCAGCCGCCCGCTGCATATTCCGGCCAACGCCAATACGCCGAAAGCGCCCGCCGCGCCGCCTGCGCCAGCCCGTGTCAGCACGCTGCTGGACTGGGTACCAGGTATCCGCGCCGTGGCGGTGAAATGCGATCTGTGCAGCTTCGATGACGCCGGTCCCGCCTGCGTGCGCACCTGCCCGACGCAGGCGCTGCATCTGGTCGATAACCATGACATCGCCCGCGCCAGCAAACGCAAGCGCGAGCTGACCATTAACGCGGATTTCGGCGATCTGTCGGCGCTGATGCTGCCGCCAGGAGGTACACATTGA
- the hycA gene encoding formate hydrogenlyase regulator HycA, with protein sequence MTIWEISEKADYIAERHQRLQDEWRHYCNSLVQGITLSKARLHHAMSCAPDRDLCFVLFEHFPVYVTLADGFNSHTIEYYVGSKNSDDKLLIAQAQLGLDGRVDGHVSNRSREAVLEHYLDKIATVYHGLYAAIEQDLPIDLHQLVNRPLQRAQA encoded by the coding sequence ATGACCATCTGGGAAATTAGCGAAAAAGCGGACTACATTGCCGAACGGCATCAACGCCTCCAGGATGAATGGCGTCATTACTGCAACTCACTGGTTCAGGGGATAACCCTGTCAAAAGCGCGGCTGCATCATGCCATGAGCTGCGCGCCGGACCGGGATCTGTGCTTTGTCTTATTCGAGCACTTTCCGGTTTACGTCACCCTCGCCGACGGCTTTAACAGCCACACCATCGAGTATTACGTCGGCAGCAAAAACAGCGACGACAAACTGTTGATTGCGCAGGCGCAACTGGGGCTGGATGGCCGGGTTGACGGCCACGTCAGCAACCGCTCCCGCGAAGCCGTACTCGAACACTATCTCGATAAAATCGCCACCGTTTACCACGGCCTGTATGCCGCCATTGAACAGGATCTGCCCATCGATCTGCATCAGCTGGTGAACCGCCCGTTACAAAGGGCGCAGGCGTAA
- the hypA gene encoding hydrogenase maturation nickel metallochaperone HypA encodes MHEITLCQRALELIEQQAAAHGARRVTGVWLKIGAFSCVESSALSFCFDLVCRGTLAEGCTLHLDEQQAECWCGHCQQYVTLLSQRVRRCPLCHSDGLQIVADDGLQIQRLEIEQE; translated from the coding sequence ATGCACGAAATTACCCTTTGCCAGCGCGCGCTGGAACTTATCGAACAGCAGGCAGCGGCGCACGGCGCGCGGCGCGTCACCGGCGTGTGGTTAAAAATTGGCGCATTTTCCTGCGTCGAAAGCAGCGCATTGAGCTTCTGCTTTGATCTGGTATGCCGTGGCACCCTGGCGGAAGGTTGTACACTGCATCTCGATGAGCAACAGGCCGAGTGCTGGTGCGGGCATTGTCAGCAGTACGTCACCTTACTGAGCCAGCGCGTGCGCCGTTGTCCGCTGTGTCACAGCGACGGCTTACAGATTGTCGCCGACGACGGTCTGCAAATTCAGCGTCTGGAAATTGAACAGGAGTGA
- the hypB gene encoding hydrogenase nickel incorporation protein HypB, with the protein MCTTCGCGEGNLYIEGDEHNPHSAFRGAPFAPAARPGLTITGMKTAFSPTQTDSGDLHYGHGEAGTHAPGMSQRRMLEVEIDVLDKNNQLAARNRARFAARQLLVLNLVSSPGSGKTTLLTDTLLRLKGKTACAVIEGDQQTVNDAARIRATGTPAIQVNTGKGCHLDAQMIADAAPRLPLDDGGILFIENVGNLVCPASFDLGERHKVAVLSVTEGEDKPLKYPHMFAAASLMLLNKIDLLPYLNFDVERCLEAARAVNPQIEVILISATSGEGMDSWLAWLEAQQCA; encoded by the coding sequence ATGTGTACCACCTGTGGTTGCGGTGAAGGCAATCTCTATATAGAAGGCGACGAGCACAATCCGCACTCGGCGTTTCGCGGGGCGCCCTTCGCGCCTGCCGCCCGGCCCGGGCTTACCATCACTGGCATGAAAACCGCCTTTAGTCCAACGCAAACCGACAGCGGCGATCTGCATTATGGTCATGGCGAGGCGGGCACCCATGCGCCCGGCATGAGCCAGCGCCGGATGCTGGAAGTGGAAATCGACGTGCTGGATAAAAACAATCAGCTTGCCGCCCGCAACCGCGCGCGCTTCGCCGCCCGCCAGCTGCTGGTGCTGAACCTGGTTTCCAGCCCCGGCTCCGGTAAGACCACTCTGCTCACCGATACCCTGCTGCGCCTGAAAGGCAAAACCGCCTGCGCGGTGATTGAAGGCGATCAGCAAACGGTAAACGACGCCGCGCGTATTCGCGCCACCGGCACCCCGGCCATTCAGGTGAATACCGGTAAAGGCTGCCATCTGGATGCACAGATGATCGCCGACGCCGCGCCGCGTTTACCGCTGGACGACGGCGGTATTTTGTTCATCGAAAACGTCGGCAACCTGGTGTGTCCGGCGAGCTTTGACCTGGGCGAGCGGCATAAAGTGGCGGTACTGTCCGTCACCGAAGGCGAAGACAAGCCGCTGAAATATCCGCATATGTTTGCCGCCGCCTCGCTGATGCTGCTCAATAAAATCGACCTGCTGCCCTATCTGAATTTTGACGTCGAACGCTGTTTAGAGGCGGCGCGGGCGGTGAATCCACAGATAGAAGTGATCCTGATCTCCGCCACCAGCGGCGAAGGCATGGACAGCTGGCTTGCCTGGCTGGAGGCGCAACAATGTGCATAG
- a CDS encoding HypC/HybG/HupF family hydrogenase formation chaperone, with translation MCIGVPGQISAIDGLQAKVDVCGIQRDVDLTLVGSTDETGQSRLGQWVLVHVGFAMSVINEAEARDTLRALQNMFEVEPDVGGLLYGDAHNSGGR, from the coding sequence ATGTGCATAGGCGTACCGGGGCAGATCAGCGCCATCGACGGTTTACAGGCGAAAGTGGACGTCTGCGGCATTCAGCGTGATGTGGATCTGACGCTGGTGGGCAGCACCGATGAAACAGGCCAGTCGCGCCTCGGCCAGTGGGTGCTGGTGCACGTCGGCTTTGCGATGAGCGTGATCAACGAAGCGGAAGCCCGCGACACCCTGAGAGCCCTGCAAAATATGTTTGAGGTAGAGCCGGACGTCGGCGGTCTGCTGTACGGTGACGCCCACAACAGCGGAGGCCGGTGA
- the hypD gene encoding hydrogenase formation protein HypD, producing the protein MRFVDEYRAPEQVMQLIDRLRDRARQLSYTASRPLRIMEVCGGHTHAIFKFGLDQLLPDNIEFIHGPGCPVCVLPMGRIDTCVEIASRPEVIFCTFGDAIRVPGKNGSLLQAKARGADIRIVYSPMDALTLAAENPQRKVVFFGLGFETTMPATAITLQQAKARGLDNFYFFCQHITLIPTLRSLLEAPDNGIDAFLAPGHVSMVIGIDAYGFIASDFQRPLVVAGFEPLDLLQGVLMLVEQKIAARSLVENQYRRVVPDGGNALARQAMAEVFCVEGKSEWRGLGMIEHSGVQLTPAYQSFDAQAHFRPAPQQAYDDPRARCGDVLTGKCKPHQCPLFGKTCDPQSAFGALMVSSEGACAAWYQYRSQESEA; encoded by the coding sequence ATGCGTTTTGTTGATGAATACCGCGCCCCGGAACAGGTGATGCAGCTTATCGATCGCCTGCGGGATCGCGCCCGCCAGCTCTCTTACACCGCTTCCCGCCCGCTGCGCATTATGGAAGTGTGCGGCGGCCATACCCACGCGATTTTTAAATTCGGCCTCGATCAGCTGCTGCCGGACAATATCGAATTCATTCACGGGCCGGGCTGCCCGGTCTGCGTGTTGCCGATGGGACGCATCGACACCTGCGTGGAGATCGCCAGCCGTCCGGAGGTGATTTTCTGCACCTTCGGCGATGCCATCCGCGTGCCGGGAAAAAACGGTTCGCTGTTGCAGGCGAAAGCGCGCGGCGCGGATATCCGCATTGTCTATTCGCCGATGGACGCGCTGACGCTGGCGGCGGAAAACCCGCAGCGCAAAGTGGTGTTTTTCGGCCTCGGCTTTGAGACCACCATGCCCGCCACCGCCATTACGCTGCAACAGGCGAAGGCGCGCGGGCTCGATAATTTCTATTTTTTCTGCCAGCACATCACGCTGATCCCGACGCTGCGCAGCCTGCTGGAAGCGCCGGACAACGGCATCGACGCCTTTTTAGCGCCGGGGCACGTCAGCATGGTGATCGGTATCGACGCCTACGGCTTTATCGCCAGCGACTTTCAGCGCCCGTTAGTGGTGGCGGGTTTCGAACCTCTTGATCTACTGCAAGGCGTACTGATGCTGGTTGAGCAGAAAATAGCAGCCCGCAGTCTGGTTGAAAATCAGTACCGCCGCGTGGTGCCCGATGGCGGCAACGCGCTGGCCCGTCAGGCGATGGCCGAGGTGTTCTGCGTCGAAGGCAAAAGCGAGTGGCGCGGGCTTGGCATGATCGAACACTCCGGCGTGCAGCTGACACCGGCGTACCAGTCATTTGATGCGCAGGCGCATTTTCGCCCTGCCCCGCAGCAGGCGTATGACGATCCGCGCGCCCGCTGCGGCGACGTGCTGACCGGTAAATGCAAACCGCACCAGTGCCCGCTGTTCGGCAAAACCTGCGATCCGCAGTCGGCCTTTGGCGCGCTGATGGTCTCCTCAGAGGGAGCCTGCGCCGCCTGGTATCAGTATCGCAGTCAGGAGAGTGAAGCATGA